A single window of Lutzomyia longipalpis isolate SR_M1_2022 chromosome 1, ASM2433408v1 DNA harbors:
- the LOC129785873 gene encoding progestin and adipoQ receptor family member 3 isoform X2: MDEFSLMKAQILASINGHNSCIHRRASKNNVSSIEPTVLMENGTTKMMNNNKCIEEKSDTKAETVNKDCSNHQISVNEYKKLRKLLCYDDAPKYLQFNSYIRNGYRNLLPTKLCLESIFWWTNETINIWSHIFGWFLFLGLSFVDITFLNIHATSHDKIVVCALLICFQMCMILSSVYHTFSCRSEKDYDCFLAYDLFGIALSLFAIYISGIYYAFWCHDKLRNFYIFTVGAIFIAALILQIPKLKVHSNVKMIMFVAWAAYGVIPTIHWTIEMGGFENAMVRLLIPRVIGMYIIVGLAFLIYITRIPERWFTGKVDYLGHSHNLWHILVVCALYYWHNTGMIYVEFRMNHGCATNLKIF, encoded by the exons AACAATGTGTCCTCGATTGAACCGACGGTTCTTATGGAAAATGGAACAACAAAGATGATGAATAATAACAAATGCATCGAGGAAAAGTCAGATACAAAGGCTGAGACTGTAAACAAAGATTGCAGTAATCACCAAATATCAGTGAATGAGTACAAAAAATTGCGGAAACTTCTATGTTATGACGAC GCGCCAAAATACCTGCAATTTAACTCCTACATTCGCAATGGCTACAGAAATTTACTTCCAACAAAATTATGccttgaaagtattttttggtGGACAAACGAAACg ataaaTATTTGGAGTCATATATTTGGATGGTTTTTATTTCTCGGACTGAGCTTTGTGGACATTACTTTCCTCAATATTCACGCGACCAGCCATGACAAAATTGTGGTTTGCGCTCTCCTCATTTGCTTCCAAATGTGCATGATCCTCTCTTCTGTCTACCATACATTTTCTTGTCGTTCAGAAAAGGACTACGACTGCTTCCTAGCCTATGACCTCTTTGGTATTGCCTTGTCACTATTTGCTATCTACATCAGTGGCATTTACTATGCCTTCTGGTGCCATGAT aaattaaggaatttttatatatttaccGTTGGagcaatttttattgctgCGTTAATTCTCCAAATACCGAAACTGAAGGTGCATTCAAATGTAAAGATGATTATGTTTGTCGCTTGGGCTGCCTACGGAGTAATTCCGACGATTCATTGGACCATTGAGATGGGTGGTTTTGAGAATGCGATGGTTCGA CTTCTTATTCCACGTGTTATTGGAATGTACATAATTGTCGGCTTGGCTTTCCTCATCTACATCACTCGCATACCAGAACGATGGTTCACCGGGAAGGTGGACTATTTGGGTCATTCTCACAACTTGTGGCATATCCTAGTTGTGTGCGCTCTCTACTATTGGCACAACACAG GTATGATTTACGTTGAATTTAGGATGAACCATGGATGTGCGacgaatttaaaaatattttga
- the LOC129785873 gene encoding progestin and adipoQ receptor family member 3 isoform X1 translates to MDEFSLMKAQILASINGHNSCIHRRASKNNVSSIEPTVLMENGTTKMMNNNKCIEEKSDTKAETVNKDCSNHQISVNEYKKLRKLLCYDDAPKYLQFNSYIRNGYRNLLPTKLCLESIFWWTNETINIWSHIFGWFLFLGLSFVDITFLNIHATSHDKIVVCALLICFQMCMILSSVYHTFSCRSEKDYDCFLAYDLFGIALSLFAIYISGIYYAFWCHDKLRNFYIFTVGAIFIAALILQIPKLKVHSNVKMIMFVAWAAYGVIPTIHWTIEMGGFENAMVRLLIPRVIGMYIIVGLAFLIYITRIPERWFTGKVDYLGHSHNLWHILVVCALYYWHNTGMMYAIHMIENGCLEDRIKCYQNPSDVTLSS, encoded by the exons AACAATGTGTCCTCGATTGAACCGACGGTTCTTATGGAAAATGGAACAACAAAGATGATGAATAATAACAAATGCATCGAGGAAAAGTCAGATACAAAGGCTGAGACTGTAAACAAAGATTGCAGTAATCACCAAATATCAGTGAATGAGTACAAAAAATTGCGGAAACTTCTATGTTATGACGAC GCGCCAAAATACCTGCAATTTAACTCCTACATTCGCAATGGCTACAGAAATTTACTTCCAACAAAATTATGccttgaaagtattttttggtGGACAAACGAAACg ataaaTATTTGGAGTCATATATTTGGATGGTTTTTATTTCTCGGACTGAGCTTTGTGGACATTACTTTCCTCAATATTCACGCGACCAGCCATGACAAAATTGTGGTTTGCGCTCTCCTCATTTGCTTCCAAATGTGCATGATCCTCTCTTCTGTCTACCATACATTTTCTTGTCGTTCAGAAAAGGACTACGACTGCTTCCTAGCCTATGACCTCTTTGGTATTGCCTTGTCACTATTTGCTATCTACATCAGTGGCATTTACTATGCCTTCTGGTGCCATGAT aaattaaggaatttttatatatttaccGTTGGagcaatttttattgctgCGTTAATTCTCCAAATACCGAAACTGAAGGTGCATTCAAATGTAAAGATGATTATGTTTGTCGCTTGGGCTGCCTACGGAGTAATTCCGACGATTCATTGGACCATTGAGATGGGTGGTTTTGAGAATGCGATGGTTCGA CTTCTTATTCCACGTGTTATTGGAATGTACATAATTGTCGGCTTGGCTTTCCTCATCTACATCACTCGCATACCAGAACGATGGTTCACCGGGAAGGTGGACTATTTGGGTCATTCTCACAACTTGTGGCATATCCTAGTTGTGTGCGCTCTCTACTATTGGCACAACACAG GAATGATGTACGCTATACATATGATTGAAAACGGATGTTTGGAAGATAGAATAAAATGCTATCAGAATCCTTCAGACGTAACTCTTTCTTCATAA
- the LOC129785873 gene encoding progestin and adipoQ receptor family member 3 isoform X3: MSKTITNLVQDFKSNNVSSIEPTVLMENGTTKMMNNNKCIEEKSDTKAETVNKDCSNHQISVNEYKKLRKLLCYDDAPKYLQFNSYIRNGYRNLLPTKLCLESIFWWTNETINIWSHIFGWFLFLGLSFVDITFLNIHATSHDKIVVCALLICFQMCMILSSVYHTFSCRSEKDYDCFLAYDLFGIALSLFAIYISGIYYAFWCHDKLRNFYIFTVGAIFIAALILQIPKLKVHSNVKMIMFVAWAAYGVIPTIHWTIEMGGFENAMVRLLIPRVIGMYIIVGLAFLIYITRIPERWFTGKVDYLGHSHNLWHILVVCALYYWHNTGMMYAIHMIENGCLEDRIKCYQNPSDVTLSS; this comes from the exons AACAATGTGTCCTCGATTGAACCGACGGTTCTTATGGAAAATGGAACAACAAAGATGATGAATAATAACAAATGCATCGAGGAAAAGTCAGATACAAAGGCTGAGACTGTAAACAAAGATTGCAGTAATCACCAAATATCAGTGAATGAGTACAAAAAATTGCGGAAACTTCTATGTTATGACGAC GCGCCAAAATACCTGCAATTTAACTCCTACATTCGCAATGGCTACAGAAATTTACTTCCAACAAAATTATGccttgaaagtattttttggtGGACAAACGAAACg ataaaTATTTGGAGTCATATATTTGGATGGTTTTTATTTCTCGGACTGAGCTTTGTGGACATTACTTTCCTCAATATTCACGCGACCAGCCATGACAAAATTGTGGTTTGCGCTCTCCTCATTTGCTTCCAAATGTGCATGATCCTCTCTTCTGTCTACCATACATTTTCTTGTCGTTCAGAAAAGGACTACGACTGCTTCCTAGCCTATGACCTCTTTGGTATTGCCTTGTCACTATTTGCTATCTACATCAGTGGCATTTACTATGCCTTCTGGTGCCATGAT aaattaaggaatttttatatatttaccGTTGGagcaatttttattgctgCGTTAATTCTCCAAATACCGAAACTGAAGGTGCATTCAAATGTAAAGATGATTATGTTTGTCGCTTGGGCTGCCTACGGAGTAATTCCGACGATTCATTGGACCATTGAGATGGGTGGTTTTGAGAATGCGATGGTTCGA CTTCTTATTCCACGTGTTATTGGAATGTACATAATTGTCGGCTTGGCTTTCCTCATCTACATCACTCGCATACCAGAACGATGGTTCACCGGGAAGGTGGACTATTTGGGTCATTCTCACAACTTGTGGCATATCCTAGTTGTGTGCGCTCTCTACTATTGGCACAACACAG GAATGATGTACGCTATACATATGATTGAAAACGGATGTTTGGAAGATAGAATAAAATGCTATCAGAATCCTTCAGACGTAACTCTTTCTTCATAA
- the LOC129785873 gene encoding progestin and adipoQ receptor family member 3 isoform X4: MDEFSLMKAQILASINGHNSCIHRRASKNNVSSIEPTVLMENGTTKMMNNNKCIEEKSDTKAETVNKDCSNHQISVNEYKKLRKLLCYDDAPKYLQFNSYIRNGYRNLLPTKLCLESIFWWTNETINIWSHIFGWFLFLGLSFVDITFLNIHATSHDKIVVCALLICFQMCMILSSVYHTFSCRSEKDYDCFLAYDLFGIALSLFAIYISGIYYAFWCHDKLRNFYIFTVGAIFIAALILQIPKLKVHSNVKMIMFVAWAAYGVIPTIHWTIEMGGFENAMVRE, from the exons AACAATGTGTCCTCGATTGAACCGACGGTTCTTATGGAAAATGGAACAACAAAGATGATGAATAATAACAAATGCATCGAGGAAAAGTCAGATACAAAGGCTGAGACTGTAAACAAAGATTGCAGTAATCACCAAATATCAGTGAATGAGTACAAAAAATTGCGGAAACTTCTATGTTATGACGAC GCGCCAAAATACCTGCAATTTAACTCCTACATTCGCAATGGCTACAGAAATTTACTTCCAACAAAATTATGccttgaaagtattttttggtGGACAAACGAAACg ataaaTATTTGGAGTCATATATTTGGATGGTTTTTATTTCTCGGACTGAGCTTTGTGGACATTACTTTCCTCAATATTCACGCGACCAGCCATGACAAAATTGTGGTTTGCGCTCTCCTCATTTGCTTCCAAATGTGCATGATCCTCTCTTCTGTCTACCATACATTTTCTTGTCGTTCAGAAAAGGACTACGACTGCTTCCTAGCCTATGACCTCTTTGGTATTGCCTTGTCACTATTTGCTATCTACATCAGTGGCATTTACTATGCCTTCTGGTGCCATGAT aaattaaggaatttttatatatttaccGTTGGagcaatttttattgctgCGTTAATTCTCCAAATACCGAAACTGAAGGTGCATTCAAATGTAAAGATGATTATGTTTGTCGCTTGGGCTGCCTACGGAGTAATTCCGACGATTCATTGGACCATTGAGATGGGTGGTTTTGAGAATGCGATGGTTCGA GAATGA